The Eubalaena glacialis isolate mEubGla1 chromosome 16, mEubGla1.1.hap2.+ XY, whole genome shotgun sequence genome segment cccgtgtgccacaactactgaagcccacgtgcctggagcccatgctccgcaacaagagaggccactgcagtgagaagcccgtgcaccacaacaaagacccaacacagccaaaaataaataaataaagtaaaataaatttttttaaaaagaccttcaTTCAGGTCATTAGACCCTCAGTATAAAATCAAGGGAAAAATCCATTTGTGGACTTGAAATTATTGCTCCTGAACATCTTTAGAGCCAATGGACGTTTTTACAAAGATAAGCATAAAACCAGACTTTCAGATTTTAGCactgctttccttccttctgggTTCTAACAGAAGGCAAATGGTTGGCACCAGAAGCCTATTTAGTGCTTACATAATACTTGCTTTTACTGTAATCATCAATTTTACCATTTAGCCAGAaacttaatatttctttttttgtcatgtCATATATAATTATGTGCTTACAGGGACAAATAACCATGTAACAGTGGCAATAGAAAATTGAGTACCACTTGTTCATAACTAACCAGTTGAATAAGAGCAAGGTAAGACAGTATAAAGGTAATTTCTCCAAAAATTAGTTTATTTGCATGTCATAATCTCAAAACAATTTGCAATTCAGTCTTTTTTACTCTTTCCATTATATCAGCAAAATCAGGTCGTTCAGGAGAGATTGGAAGGTAACATCTGCCTAACTCCCATTTTTCTTACCACTCCTAGCATGATCTTACTGGATACTTGTTGGTAGATTAAtgaagaaactaataaaaattgtTAGGATTGGTATATGGACAACTAACCTTTTCACTGAATGGTACCTTATTAATTAGTTTAAGGAAAAAAGGTGACTTTTGCCCACTACTGAAGAAATTTGATCCAGAGAAGAGTGACTAAgattaaagactgaaaaaaagaCTTAAGAGGTTCACTGATGTTATTTAGTTGGTAGAAGATATAGCAGAAGAGCAGTTTACTGTAGCCAAGTACATGGATCAGTGATGCCTTGTCTGTGTGCCCAGAGGCAGTAGCCAGAGGAGGCTGATCGGAGTAGGGATAGAAGCCCTTCCCGACGGACCAGCAGGAGCAGTGAGGGCAGTGCTAAAACACTGACACTGAACCGCAGGGGTGGAGTGAGCTCTCCTGCTGCTTACAGAGACGACAGCTGTACACGTTCGAGTCAGACGCTAAGCTCGCTGGCTCAGCAGCATCACGCGCAGCTATTAGATTTTTGAAAACCTACGTGTAGTGTTTCTTGGCTACCTATTGCTACCTAACAAATTATCACACACTTAGCAGCTTAAGACAACACACCTTTATTACCTCAGTTGCTTTGTTCTCATCTGTAGTCTCATCTAGGGGACATCTGCTTCCTTGCTTGGTGTTTGTCATTAGCATTCAGTTCCTTACAAGGACCTGGAGGCCATGTCCAAGTCACAGCCAGAGCCTAAGACTCAGAGAGCATCAGAAACAGCCCCCGGTGGGGCTCCCGGCAGGCAGAGGGCAGCAGGAGCTGCAGGCGGTGATCACGTGTCATTGGCAGCCCCACCCAGAGCTGGTCCTCAGACGGGGCTCCCGGGTCCTGGCTCCGGGCGTCTTCTCTCCGTGTAGGCGGAATAATGGTTGATGCTCgtggtggttgagaatcctcacTGAAATTCCCATAAACATCTGATAGCAGTCTTCTCAGATTATGCCCAAGTTAACACTAAGGGAAAAGTGTAAGGATCTCCCTGTATTAAAATGCTCACTTAATGGCTTCAGGAAAAGTCAGTGATCTGTCCCTTATTTACAGCGTCTAAAaacctttattattattagaatattagtaatattaaagtatttctttccttttgtgttgTATTAGCAGCTTTATACCTTAGCCCAAAGaactatttaataaattttattttcagaaatataaaatcaagttTTAACAAtaattgtttctggttttataggTTTATAAAAACATGGactgaatattttcagttttatatgcAAGAAGATGATCAATGGAATTAAATAATTGAAGTAAATAATTGAAGTATAAatgaagatatattttttaaaaaaggaaaccttTGTACAGATTGTTGGATCCACAGAAGCACTACTCCAGAGCTGGAAGATGCCTTAATCTTAAATGAGCCCATTTGTTCAACACTGACTTACAGCTACAAAAGTGACTTAATTTTACTTTGGAAATAACATTTACTCATAATAACGTATTATGATATGCTATAATATGAGCTGTCAGGTCACATGTTAACATGGCGTATGTATTCTTTTGATACCTGAGTTACATTATTAGAGTTGTTTCTTAGTATCCATATAAATTTTCACTCCAGAAACACAAGGTGAAAACTTGTCTTAAGTGAAGTACATCTAGGTCAGTATGGTGGCTGAAAGTGCTTGTActgtgtaagaaaaagaaaataattgctttaaaaacaaCTTGGTGTTTGCTAATTTATAGTTactgttttatacttttcaacatttttactaaagatttttttttattgttggctATAAAATAACACTCAGAAGGATTTAGATACCTAATCATTTAAAACATGGAGCGTATTTGTATAATTCATTGAAGGCTTAGTTCTAAGCATTAATTAAACCATGTGCAGTGTTGTGCCCAAGGCTTAAAGAAAATTTGGCAGTAtaagaaatttttttgtttctctctgcttttaaTATACTCTTTTGTTGAACTTTCATGGGTATTTATACAGGTAGGGAAACAAAGGTTACGTGTGCTATAGAAATATTGGACACAGCAGGATTGGGTAGAAGGGGCTAGAAGAAAAGTAAAGcgaaagacaagctacagaaagCTATTAAAGTATGTTTTCAGAGTGCTGCCTGCTGCTGAGTTGACTTTCAAATTTCAATTTAGGTAATGACTGAAATTTGCTTTGAAACTTTTTACAGTAATCCTATAATAGCTTAAACAGCAACATAAAATACAATGTGAACTAGGGTAAAACTGTTTAGCATAACACTGCTCTCAAGAAGGAAATTCTCACTTGAGTAGTCATTCAGAACTTCCATTCTCTGAGAGGTGGATTCCACTCTTATATGCAGGATTTTAAATCTGACTTCCTAACAGCAACCCCTTTCTGCCTAGACACTTATCccccttttccttttgaaatccAGTCTAAGTGACAGGGATCGTTGCATTAAttctaaagaaaaatacagtGTCCTATAGCGGAGAAACAATATACAGATGTTACTCCTGCTTTATACTCTGCTTAGTCAGCCACACACAAGCTAAAATGATTGCTTCCAGTAGTGGGTGGAGATCAGTTTCAACCAGCGTCTGTAAAAACATGTTatagtttccttgtctataaaacagggttggggagaggggtgtTACGAATGATTTCGACTGGACGACCTTTAACATTCAATTTCTAATTTTGCACAATACCTTACTTAACATTCGTCCAACAGATATTTTTGGAGTTCCTTCTGGACGCCAAACAATATACTGGGGATAGCTCTATAATCTCCTAATGTAGCATAAATTTTATAGCCTACTATTCCAGGTTTATAATTTATAGGATTTGTCTAATTCCATGggctatattaatattagatgttaaaaggaagtaatttttttcctctttgaactaGAGGAATGAGTTAGCTTTGAAAATATAGTTTGGAATACTATAATACAGCTTCTACTTTATTTCAACACTGTAGTCTTAATAATCTTGATTCTAGAAAACTTATGAGAGTTAAGGGATATCGATTTACCAACCAGAAACATCAGTTTGGCAGTTTGAGTATTGTAAGGAAATAGTAGATGTTTAAACGTAAGTGACTGCTTTCAGAAATGTCCTGGTACTTCTTGTGGGTATTTTTACATTCAGGTCAGAGGATTTGCATGCACCTGATTAACAACTGAGGAAACTTAATTTTCCCTTTAACCTATTTGGGTGCTTTTGTGGTGTTTCTGtctttttcagttctttcagtATCTGTTAACATCATCTTAATAGCATAGTAAACACCTTTTCAGGAATTTTCAGCTAAAGCCTTTTTAATTTAGTTACCTTtggtttaattaatttatggccaACATTTGCCACGTTCTAAATATCTGGCTTCGTTTAGTTGTACATATTAATGACTGTTCAGCAAGGGCCTACAAGTGGTATGGGAATCAGGGAAAGGCTGCCTCTTTGGTATTTCTCTGGGATTGATTAGTGCTGCCAACCTTTGCGGAGAAATGGTCAAAATGAAGCCCTGTCAAAATTTATTAGTACTGTCTCTGTTCCTTCAGACACTTGAACAGTTGTgatatttaaggaaaataaagttgaatTTCAGGTCTTGCCATtgccaataaaaacaaattagacAGGAAACTTGGTTTGACGTGGGTACAAACTTACTTGAATATTCAGTACCTGAGGCATCTGACCACTGTCACTGTGCCAAACCAAAGAGCAGCTACAGCTTAGTGGTCACTGAACTTGCACCGCTTACATAGTATAGTTTCATCTTTGCAtatggatgattttttaaaatccttttacaTATTTAGTGGTTATGATCCAATGTGTCATAAGTTAATTTAACTTAGTTTAAATCAAATGTGCAATGTTTACTTGAATTTATTTCTATTAATAGCAAATTTTGACTGTTTGTAGGATTTTCAGATTTTCAGTCATGTGAGATTTCCCTTCAGTCATCTTTAAAGCAGATGCATATTAAGGGCTTAGTGTTAGGATCTGCATATTTGCGGCACTGAAAAGACAAGTGACTTACAAATATGTTTTGCTTACATTTTGTTCTAGGACTAGCACTGCTATCAATGGAAAGTATTTTTAACTAATCTGTTAGAGAAATTAACCATATTTTTGCATTTCAGCCAAAATAAAGGCCGTATCTCATATTTTGTAAGATACAGCTAATATGTAAATCTGAAATTCATGTGTTTATGATCTGAACTATATTTTCCaacttaaattaaaaatgcaagatAGATTCAGCAAGGTCCATATTTTTCTAACGACTTcactttataattttgttgagTTGCATAAAGAAGCAAGGAACTGTATTTGTATTAAAAGCTTCAGAAAGCTGTTGAGTTTATCACATTGTACATGATTGCAGGTTAGTCTATGCCCATTTACAGAAAAGGTGGACACTATTTTAAAGTGAtctttaatatgtttttatataaacAAATTTGAAATACAGTTTACTTTGGTTGTTTTTACATATCATGTCCCGTAAATCTTGTATTTGTTTCTCATAAGTGTAACGCTGGACCATGACTTAATGTTATCTTTGCTTTGTCTTTTGGGTGGCCTAACCTACATTAACACGAAGGctgaacattttaaaacttgtttttccaaaaatcataataatgattactttattaataaataaagtcCTGTATTTGAAcagctgctgttgttgttgttaggggATGACTGTTGCTTTAGTCACCTAGCAAGTGTGGCAAGGTACAGTGCTGCCTTGGGAAGGCGATGGGGCTGATCCTTCGGGCAACCACGGGGACGACCCGAGTGCGACGACACTGTGGTCTACCTACGCCAGAGCACACGCGGCTTTATCAAACaggttttaatttagtttttattaaacAATTTTCAATTGTCCCCTTCATCAAACCTAAGAACTTCCGTTCTTTGAAAGACATTCTGTTAAAACAATGAAAAGTCGAAGACTGGAAAAAGAATACCTGAAAAAGGActcatatccaaaatacataaatcatCCTTAAATTTCAATACTGAGGTGacaacctgattttttttaaatagactattctgtttggtttgttttttggctgcgccggctGGCTTAAAGGGTCTTAGTTCCGGGGGAAGTCCCCCAAAATAGACGATGTCCAATTGTCTACCTTTAGGAGCAAATCTCACCAGAAACCGCTATTTTTAGGAGCGCGTTTAACTGGAAAAGTAGATTTTTTCATGTCCGCTTAAGCAAGACCTGTCGACAGAAGGTAAGCGAGCATGCACGGCAAAGCCCCCGGCGGAATCTCGCACCGAGGCCCAGATGCCAGAGCGCGGTCGGCAGCTTCATTGCAGCTGCGCGCAGGTTGCGTTCCGCATGCCGTGTGACGCGGACGGCGCCCGGTTCCGTCCTCAGGGCAGAGAGGCGAGACGCGATCCGACCGAGACACACTGCGGGCGGTGGGGAGCGCGGGCCCGGGGCCTCCGTCGCAGACACTCGCTCGGCTTGGCCGGGGCTCCCGCTCGTCGCCGCAGGACGCAGGCGGCGTGGCGCGGGTCAGGACCACTTCCCGGTGACCTTGAGGTGGCCGAGCTGGTCCTCCAGCCGTCGGTGCGCGGGGAACCTGGCCACCTGCGCCGCCTTGAGCGCCTGGAAGGCGGCCGCCCGGCGGGCCGCCGCGTGGCCGCGCTCCTGCTCGACCGTGAGGAAGGGCCGGCTCAGCCAGTAGTGGTTCTCCGCCTCGACCTCCAGGCGGCGGACCATGTTCTGCTTCGCCTGCGCCGACACGGGCCGCGGCCGCCGGTGCTTCCCGATCCACTGCCGGCCGGGGATGCGGCCGCGGCGCAGGAGCGCGGTCAGAAACATGGCGCCTACCGAGAGCACAGAAGCGGGAGTCGGCGGCGCGCCGGCCgcggggagaagggagaggggagccCCACCGCCGCGCGTAGGCCAACCCGACCCGCGCCCCAACACTCACCAGCCGCGCCTCAGGGCCGCCCTCCGCACGCCGGCACACGACGCCGGAAGCAGGAAGCTGGAAGCCGGAAGCGCGCTTTCCGGACGCGCCGCCCGTCTCCTCGCGCGAAGCTTCAGCTCTCGCGAGAAGGGCCTTGCGCGAGTCGCGGAACCAATGGCGTTTTCGGCGCCGGGATTCAAACGTGCGCGGGTGCTGAGGACGAGCGCCGGGCTCGTCCATGGATCTGATCCGGGGCTTCTGCGGGAAGCTGCGGTCTCTGGCCGTCACCCTGGACGGCGAGACGGCCCGGCTGCAGCGAGCGCTGGACGGAGAGGACAGCGGTGAGTGAGCCGCGTGAGGGACGCTGGCGCGCGCGCTGGCCGACCGACAGGCGGCTGACTGTGAGGAGCCCTCCCGGGGGAGGCGGCGGCGCCCTTCGCCCCAGCACCCCCGGGCCCGCCCAGCGCTGCGCGCAGCCTCTGCCCCGCCAGGGACGCGGGGCGGAGAAACAGCCGCACTTAGGAACCAAAGCCCTAATCGAGCCGGCAGGCTGGGCTCGCGATGCACGCGCTCGTTTACACACGACGagctttcaagtgcacatagtgGGGGCTTATCACGAAAAATACGAGCAAGAGAAGATGAAACGTTTCTTCTAACAGCAGCCGCTCAGCCCTGTTCTTGACATGTAGAGTGACTTTGGTCTCACCCAGATGGTCCACAGTTGCCGTGTATTTTCCCCAACAAACCGTACTGCCAAAACGAAAGCTAATACGCAGTACTGCTTTTTAATATAAGTAAAGCAAAATTCTCCACCACTAACGTTTGTATTAGAGACTTTCTGAAGTTGTTGCAAGAGTAGTGcagattttgagattattttgtgCGTCATAACTGTAATCCGCCTTAAAATTTCGCACCCTGTAGACGCAGACTCATTTTCCTTTAACTGTATTATGAATAGTTTtccagccatttaaaaatgtttatgcttGTGCCTGTGAAAGCAATATATGTGCACGGCAAAAAATTTGAGGTAACGCAGAAGTAGTTCTTTGCTATAACTTAACCGTCAGAAGACACAGCTATTAATAGTTCAGTACCTTTTCTACCATCCTTACTTTTAGCGttgctttgttttgcttgacTTTGTTTACGTAGTTGAGATAACGCTAGAAGACACAAAACTGTATTAATGGTTTTGGATTTTTTAGACATAGCTGAATAGTTTTCCATAAAGCTTGTGCTAATTTATCTCCTTACCAATCTATTGCCTGgttacacacattctttttttccttttcgttTTACAAGAAAAAGTTGGAATAATTTTTTCAATTCCTGGCCCGCATGTATTACGGAAAATATGGAATTGTGATAATTAGAGAAAATGAACATCCCCCAAAATCGCCTTCTATGATCACAGTTATGAATCTCATAAAATTCACCATGTTAAaggatacaattcagtggttttcagtatcTTCACAGaggtgtgcaaccatcatcacactTTGAGTTTAGATTTTCATAATCCCCCAAAACAAACCCCGGCGACTGTTAACAGCCACTCCCCGGAATCTTGCTCCCACCTGCCGCACTGCTTTATGCAGccgctaatctactttctctctcgatctgcctattctgggcatctcctataaatggaattgtacaatctgtagtcttttgtgactgacatttcacttagcgaAGTGTTGCAAGGTTCATCCCTGTCatggtagcatgtatcagtatttcattacattttattgctgaataatatttcattgtatggatataccacattttgtttatctgttcatcagctgatgaacatttgggtcgTTTCtactttggctattatgagtaatgctgttGTAAACACTCGTGTGCCAACGCTTTATGTGAACgtaatgttttcagttctctttggTGTGcatttagaagtggaattgctgggtcatgtggtaaatctgtgttt includes the following:
- the MRPL57 gene encoding large ribosomal subunit protein mL63 — protein: MFLTALLRRGRIPGRQWIGKHRRPRPVSAQAKQNMVRRLEVEAENHYWLSRPFLTVEQERGHAAARRAAAFQALKAAQVARFPAHRRLEDQLGHLKVTGKWS